DNA sequence from the Cystobacter ferrugineus genome:
CGGTGTGCCACTGGAGGTCATCGACATCCCTCCAGTGCCGCCACCACCGCCGTTGCCTCCAGGCGCAGAAGTGATCCCGGGGTCAGGTGGGCACGCGTGGGCTTTCAACATACCTAAGGGGTACATGCCGCGACTCGTGCAGCACCGTCTCAATGCAATGGATCCAATCGACATTCTCGATGTTCCGCCGAGGGATCCAGAGAGACCGATGCCGACGGCCAGCGAAATGGTCGTTTACAAGGTCATCCGCGAG
Encoded proteins:
- a CDS encoding helix-turn-helix domain-containing protein, which codes for MGYQEDCIRDRWVRCGKRIERERKRAGLTQEEAAERAGLSRRTWVRVEAAEPGPNGMPRVPDQQTLERIASALGVPLEVIDIPPVPPPPPLPPGAEVIPGSGGHAWAFNIPKGYMPRLVQHRLNAMDPIDILDVPPRDPERPMPTASEMVVYKVIREDGSIGFISS